Part of the Moorella sp. E308F genome, CTGATATACGCCTCCCTCCCCTCAAGGGTCGGGCCGGCCTGCATTTCCGTTATTATCCCGTGTATGACCTTCAGGCCAGGTACGATCCTGCCAGGGGGCAGCTTGCAGGTGAACTCCTCCTAGCTTACCAAAATCCTTATCTTGTACCTCTGCGGAAACTATATTTCAATCTCCCGGCCAATGCTCAGTATGGTAATGGAGCGAAATTAACAGTTAGCAGGGTTTATATAAATAACCGGCCCGTTCCCTTCAATTCCCGGGGTAGTTCCCTGGAAATATTTCTGCCCTTGAACCTCGCTCCCCGGGAAACCCTTTTCCTCTCCCTTTCCTTCACTACCCAGGTACCGCCAGGGGCAGCGCGCCTGAGCCGCAACGGGGACCTTCTGATGGCAGCCGGCTGGTACCCAATCCTTGCCCCGCGTACCGGCGATACCTGGACAGGGGTTGCCGGTACATCCTACGGTGACCCATATTTTGCCGCTGATGCCTATTACCGGGTGCGCCTGGCTATGCCCCCCGGTTACCAGGTCCTGGCCAGTGCCCGGGAAACAGGGCGGCAGGAAGGGGGTGATTGGACCGTCTGGACCTTTAACAGCGAGTACCCCATCCGGGAATTTGCCTTTACGGCCGCTCCTGACTTGCAGTTTACCACCCGCCAGGTGGGAACGGTCCAATTGGTGACAGCCGCCCGGGATGAGCAGGCAGCGGCCGCCCTGGAGGCAGCCGGCCGGGCTTTAGAATTTTTCCAGGCAATTTATGGACCCTATCCCTACAGCTACCTGCACCTGGCTTTTGTCCCCCTGGATAACCTGGCCGGCATGGAATACCCGGGCTTTATTATTTTAAGTAACCGCAAAAATTATAGTCCTGCTACCGTTGTCCATGAGGTTGCCCACCAGTGGTGGTACAACTTGGTGGGGAACGATAGCATCCATGCGGCCTGGATTGACGAAGGCCTGGCCGAGTACAGCACTCTCCTTTTTTACCGCCAGCGCGATCCGGTCCTTTACCAGGCTAAACTGGCCGAGATCGGGCGCCTGGCGGAACAGACAGCTCAACCTATTAACTTATCCCTTGAGGAATATGGTAATGAGCAGGTCTACCGCCAGGCCGTCTATAACCGGGGAGCCATATTCTGGTTGGAGCTGGAAGCTGTCGCCGGTACAGCCAGGCTCCAGCAGGCC contains:
- a CDS encoding M1 family aminopeptidase → MPKKILTGALIGLLALVIFSGPAAVPGPIQSLPEIIVKEITFKEVVLDPPPLEAGGHILVSAGDFLPLAGGSADWYKNRGILRGSKGAAVAAGSLAAEVDGVPRRLDVAPVLVDDKLYIPLNLALEVLGLPDAGRMGAAPEQESTDIRLPPLKGRAGLHFRYYPVYDLQARYDPARGQLAGELLLAYQNPYLVPLRKLYFNLPANAQYGNGAKLTVSRVYINNRPVPFNSRGSSLEIFLPLNLAPRETLFLSLSFTTQVPPGAARLSRNGDLLMAAGWYPILAPRTGDTWTGVAGTSYGDPYFAADAYYRVRLAMPPGYQVLASARETGRQEGGDWTVWTFNSEYPIREFAFTAAPDLQFTTRQVGTVQLVTAARDEQAAAALEAAGRALEFFQAIYGPYPYSYLHLAFVPLDNLAGMEYPGFIILSNRKNYSPATVVHEVAHQWWYNLVGNDSIHAAWIDEGLAEYSTLLFYRQRDPVLYQAKLAEIGRLAEQTAQPINLSLEEYGNEQVYRQAVYNRGAIFWLELEAVAGTARLQQALAYVQRYYRYEIVPPQAMIAILTYYGKLAAANFTSYLRN